The following proteins are co-located in the Silene latifolia isolate original U9 population chromosome 1, ASM4854445v1, whole genome shotgun sequence genome:
- the LOC141605196 gene encoding transcription factor DIVARICATA-like: MGAIYPASLLTNSSHNWLFEGGCNSTIWTKEENKKFESALAIFDEKTPDRWYKVAAMLPGKSVVDVMKQYEELIEDVSDIEAGLVPIPGYLTSPFTLEWVDNTRFDPFRKRSNVSLSRPPEHERKKGVPWTEDEHRRFLLGLQKHGKGDWRNISRNFVFSKTPTQVASHAQKYFLRQNSGGKDKRRPSIHDITTANVSDASQALSDSDQKPKLLINQSGSFPSLQKSFNVMPKMLLDWSNSEAFMVFDTHGRQNQYSAMNQGAYVGSN, encoded by the exons atGGGTGCAATATATCCAGCATCATTGTTAACAAATTCTAGCCATAATTGGCTGTTTGAAGGAGGTTGTAACAGCACAATATGGACTAAAGAAGAGAATAAGAAATTTGAAAGCGCGTTGGCGATATTTGATGAGAAAACTCCTGATAGATGGTACAAAGTAGCAGCAATGTTACCAGGAAAATCAGTGGTGGATGTAATGAAACAGTATGAGGAGTTGATAGAAGATGTTAGTGATATTGAGGCAGGTTTGGTACCAATTCCTGGGTATCTTACCTCTCCTTTTACACTTGAATGGGTTGACAATACAAGGTTTGATCCTTTTAGAAAGAGGTCTAATGTTTCCTTGTCTAGACCTCCTGAACATGAGAGGAAAAAGGGTGTCCCTTGGACTGAAGATGAACACAG GCGGTTTTTACTTGGTCTTCAGAAACACGGGAAAGGCGATTGGAGGAACATATCAAGAAACTTCGTGTTCTCTAAGACACCAACTCAAGTGGCTAGCCACGCTCAAAAGTACTTTCTGAGGCAGAATTCAGGAGGGAAGGATAAAAGGAGACCAAGCATTCACGATATCACCACTGCTAATGTCAGTGACGCTTCACAAGCGCTTTCAGATTCTGATCAAAAGCCTAAGCTTCTGATAAACCAGTCAGGTTCATTCCCATCCCTACAAAAATCGTTCAATGTCATGCCTAAGATGCTACTGGATTGGAGTAATTCCGAAGCTTTCATGGTTTTCGATACTCATGGACGACAGAACCAGTACAGTGCCATGAATCAAGGAGCTTATGTAGGATCTAATTAA